The window aaaattaaaagaattaattaaatgcaAGGACTTGATTAGACttttaatgggtcaaattaattttattaagaacttaattcgtgagaaattaaatttggaagcctaatttgggcttaattgagaaaattaaaattttaaatgatcaaatttaatttttacaagtttGATTGAATGAAATCAAGGTTAGAATTGTAAGAAAATCAAGTGCATGGATCAATTAAGGTTCAGAATGAAGAAATTCAAGGTcaaaatgaagaaattcaagGTCAAAAAACCAAAGTGTAATAGACGCGCAAGTTCGgagacaaaaataaatcaaagttaGGGGCTAGTTTAAAAGATATTGAAAGTTTGACGGTtgataaagatcaaatttaacaaattggagccaaatattaatttaaaaaagacgCTCAAATCACAGGGGTTCTATCAAAGTTTTCACGGGtgagattgaaaaaattaaaaagtttcaaGGTCAATCGATGATGCACATGCAAGATTAAAACAACAGAGATTAAATTGAAGTTTGTAAATTTTCATtagaaaaccctaatttttaagatttaaacaGACAACATATctatctatttttaataaagaaaacgAGTGACACGTCGGTTGGGTATTATTTGTTAATCTCGCTTCTATTTGCTGTGTCTCCAGTGTGGTGTCCGGGCAGATTTTCCCTGGCCGTTGCTGTTTGATGATGAGGATGTGAATTTGAAAATCCTCCTCCTCTTGGAAATAGGAAATTTTCTGAAACCACCActattcttaataataataataataataatatctgaGGTAATATTactaaacaaaaacataattagTTTTAGAAGACAGGAGTTCAACAATCCTAGAGGTATTTTGTGAATTTAAGGCACGAATTTATGAAAATGTAGTCTGTACAACTTGCATGATTTTATTAACAACATTTTATTCATACTAatcaatcattaaaaattaacattttaaacatCTAATCTCATGTTATATCATTGAAGTCAACTTCAACTATGAATGGATTTGTTTATCAAGTTacctatttttatttagatcatGATTAACATTGcatttcaattatgtttttgtaaaaaattaaattcttagcttcaaattaaatttaatttagtgtttttggattgtttttgtattctgatatcaaaattaaattttaaaaaataaaaaaaaattattttgatgtattttttaaatgaaaaacactttaaaaacaatatctactatatttttaaacaaatcgttaaaattaaaaaaataaaatacaatcaaCTAATGAATGCATCTAATAATAGAGTTAGTTTGTtttgcttaaaatatttttcaacgaTAATAGAGGTCGTGAAAAGACAATAATGAAAGAAGAGATAGTGGTGAGATAATtattgtattaataaaaaagagatagTGATAGAGGAGATGAGATAAGCGACATCATTAAAATAGATGGTGGATGATATCATAATTagattgttatttataatatttttttttattgaatttgatgaattaaaaatatttttaagtaaataaattaaatttaaaaattaattataaactattttttattacctAGTTTTTCAACCAAACATTTTAGGTTTCTTAGAATGCAAAGAATCGATACAACccgattaaaataaatttagtttttttatttgaaaaaggaTTCATGAACTCTGACCCTAAtccggtaaaaaaaaaaaggaaaaaaaaaagaaagaaaaggaaaaaggaaatcGAACATGTGTCTTTGTAATAAGGCCCAATCAGACTCCGCCCATCAAAGGCGCAGGTCctaagaattcaaaattttcatttccCGGCAAGCAAAACCactcctccctctctctctgtctctctgcAAATGAAATTGAAGACAAACGATTCGTCTCAACGCTGTCTCCTCTCTAACCGAAAGTGTGAAATCTCTCTTTCGATTTTTTACTTGCTTTATCCTTTCAGTTTGGAGCTAATGAAGCTATAACGTGTAATTAAGAGCTTGATTATTCTTTAGTTTCTAATTGAAATctgtatattttcttttttaggttttcaaTAAATCGCTATTATTGTTTAGTGTTTCAATTTcatagtttttgtgatttttcatcaatgatAGGAATATTGAAGAAGGTATGGAATCTGTGGTGGCAACTGTTAGCGGTTACCATGGCTCCGAGAGGTTTAACCTAATTAAGCTCATCTCTCAATCTGGTGCGAGTTATGTTGGTGCAATGTCAAATTCCACTACACATTTGGTAAACTCTAGTGATCATGAATTAGGTTTAACCTAATAGTTtggtgatttattttattttaattatttggatgATATTATTAGGTATGTTGGAAATTTGAAGGGAGGAAATATGAGCTAGCCAGCAAGTTTGATACTCTTGTTGTTAATCATCGATGGGTCGAAGAATGTGTTAAGCAAGGAAAGCGTGTTCCGGAGTATCCTTACATGTTGGAAAGGTATGGCTGTGGCTAAGCATCCCTATTTTAATGCACAACACGTTCTTGTTATTACTGagattttttagttctttttagtAATCATGGATTCCTGCATGTTCAATTAGCGTTTGTAAAATGCTTTGAACTTATGCTAacagttttttgttctttgcagTGGACAAGAAGTGGGGCCTTTAGTCTTGGACGTCCCAAACGTTGATAAACTTGGGTCCTTGAATAAGAAGAGAAAACCGTTGTCTGACAAATCCAACAATTGTGAGGACTCTGAAAGACGAATAGTTGATGTGGATTGTGAAGATTCTGGCCTTGCAGCATGGAGTGATTCCTTTTTGTTGAATGATGTAAAGGTAaacctttctctttctctctggcACGCACGTGCACACACAGACACCCAAAATGTGGAGCTAATTGCATATTTTTCTGATCAATGATGCATGTTAAGTAATCAATTGATTTGCCATTATACTTACTATTTCAGTTTATGCATCTAAGCATATGCATCACAGATGTGCATAACAAGCTGTTcttgagaaacataaataaagatAAGTTAAGCAAGTTAAATTAGTAGAGAAAACGAATCAGTTGAAAGGGAAAACCATGATATGAAAAGGAGTGATTCTTTTTGTATTAAGTTAGAAAGTTTGAGTTTCAGTAAAAGCTCAACAGAAAGCTCCTCGAACCCTGACCTTTCAAGAAGGTGCACTAGCAGTGTATCTCATactttctatttctatttctattttttttttcattttgagtgTGGTAGCAACAGTTTGTTTGCATATGGTACACACAGATTGAAATCCTAGCATTAGGCTTATGCTTATGGTCCTCTGCCAGTCAGGAAGCATTTCGTGTTCAAAAGTAGAGTCTCCTATAATGTTGGCCCTTCAATTTCATTTTGTCTTATCTATAGTTTTGGCTATTATTCAAGATTGAACATAGCATAACTGAAATGCTAGCTTTCTTTGTCCTTTATGGTTTGACTTTCCAAAGAAGAGTTTCTGCTATCCTTTTTGTGTTAGCATGTTATTTATAGATAACACACACTTGAGAATATTATCCATTCTTCTAACTTCCAATGCATTAATACAAGCCTTTATTTTTCAGTGAATGATTTGGGTAGGTTTATTTAGTGATTTGAGAATCAAACAATCAGCACTGATTTACTACATGGTAATTTAACTGCAGAGTTTGGTTCCTGATGTTGGGAAAAACAACAgtaatttatataaatcaaagctcaaaaaggcaaaaaaacctTCGAAGCAGGAAAACTGTTCAAGTAGCAGATACTGTTTTCAGGACCCTACTTTTTCTGGGCTAGTTGGATTGGAGGTAATGAACTCAATCAAAATTCTCCCTGCTTCATGTACTCATCCAGATCCATCCGTTGAACTTGTTCCTATTGCTGTAGTTTTCTTGATGTGCTTGGCTCTCTTTTCCGATGATGTCTTGACAACTTTGTGTAATTGAGCTGACTATGAAATTCTAGCCTTGGAAACTTCTAAACTCTATGCCCTAGGGCATTAATATCTCTTTTTTCCCCAAAACAAATTGTACATGATTTAAGTGATAAAGAGGAATGAAAAAATGATCCATATAGAGATCAAGTAGAACATTGTAAGCTTAAATAGATCAACTGAAAAATGAGGTAGCCAGATACTAAAGTAATCTTGTTGCTCTGAAGCCAACTGCTTTTAGAGTAGGGTGTCATTCAGAGCataatcaaattctgcaaagaTTAGAAGTCTATCtagaaaaacttttaaatcCTGTCTTATGGTCCGGACTAAATGTGGCATGGACAGTCTTGTTGGTTTTATGTGGGACAATGTAGCTTTCTTCATTGTCTATGCACCTTGTCTTCTGTAAGTATATGTCTGTTATTTCCTGTTCCTGCATGCAGTCCACAGTCACGTTCTCTTTTTGTCTGCTAAGGatcattgtttgttttgtttttttttaatgattttattgtatCGAAAgcaatttatatctttttatgagtttttttctgTTAGACTACTTGTTTGATAGTTCCTTTATCAAAAGGAAACATTTGATTACTGAACAAAATTTTCTCTCGTTTTTCGTTTTAATAGCATGGAGGTTCAAGTTATAATTCTTCAAGACATGAAGAGTCAGATATTGTGCCTAATATGCATTTCGTGAGAGGAAGGAGGAATACTCTTAGCAATACTGGAAGCACTTTGGCCGAACCTTCTCGTAAAGGTCGAAGGCTTATGAAGAAAAATGTTGCCAGAGACAATTTGGAAACTGTGCTTTCTGATTCTGACCAAGAGTGGCATCCAGTTATACTTTATAAGAACAATAACAGTAAATCAACAGCTAAACGTACAGGTTGCAAAAGGAAACTTGATATATTTGAAGCTGAAGTAACATCTGATGTTGCTGTGGTTAAAAATAGGGGTTCAGCAGTTGAGTCTTTGGATGACATTGAAGAGGGAACACATTGGAATCACCTACCTGTTTCTGAGTATTCAAATTCATGTCCTGAGGGTGCACTGACTGCATCAGAAATAGCAGATAGCTCTGGCTCTGCTTCTGAGAATTTAAATGCAAAGGTTAAAGATATGGATCAGTTTGAATCTGTAGCCAGATTACCTGCTCCAGCAGAGTTATCATGTGTTATATGTTGGACAGAATTTAGTTCAACCAGAGGTGTGTTGCCATGTGGTCATCGATTTTGTTATTCATGCATTCAAGAATGGGCTGATCACATGGTATGCATTTTCTTCCTGTCTAATTACTACATTCTGTTTCCATTAATAAACTTGTTTAAATGTCGTATAAAAACGTTTGATTCATTGAGTTGTGATTTGTGACACTTATAATGGACCAAACACTTTGCTATCCTGTCATGTTTGTAGTTTGTACCTTATCAATTTTCTTGCCAAATCCAATTTTCACACATTCTTCTTGCTAGTTGCTTTTGAAGGGTTGCCTTTGTCATCTGAAAGTATAGGTTGCCCAAATTAATAATTCCCCCctgaaatgaaaagtataatgaattatatttattaactgTCTCAAGCATCTTTGGGTTTACTTGTTCTTTGCAGTGAGATTTTTTGGATTGTTAGAATTTAGGTGCCAATTGATAACTTTTCCATTTCTCTACTTTGATGTGTTTGTCTTTACCCTTCGGAGGGTTATGGTTGAAAATTTTACTTCTGCTGCTGATGGTGATGTTTCATTTAGGCTTCCAGGAGAAGAATTTCAACCTGTCCTCTGTGCAAGGCTGGTTTTTCAATCATAACAAAGGTGGAGGATGCAGCCACCTctgatcaaaaaatttattctcaAACTATACCGCATGCCTCATCAACAGTAGATGTTTTATTTAGCATGcttcaagaacaaaataaatttggtgcTGAGGTAAGTGCTTGTATGTTTGACGTTCAGCTTATTAGTCAATTCTTAATCAGGATAATTACTATGCTGTTGTACTTGGTCATGATGACATACATGTCCCGATACTCCAATCAGTTGCCGTTGTTAATACTGAAGCATCACAAATTTCTTGCATTTTAGCGTAGTAATTCCACGCTTACTGGACTAAAATACAGCCAGGCTGTGTCAGATTCCTAAACCCTCTTGCTCCATAGTGCCGAAAGGGGGTTAAGCCTAGATAAATCATCTAAGCtgctaaaaattaaaacgcTGAATTCTCATTTCATTTCCTTGGGTTCATGAGTGTAGATGCTTAATCATGTCGAATTTTTCCATGATAATCATATAGAAACTTTAGCTTTGCGGTAGATAAAATGATGTTGCCTTCAGAGCCTGATGATTTTCACAAATTTAAACTCTTATGAATTGCAAGTGTATAAGATTTGATAATTCATCGTCAAGTGAAATGGAGATTAGAAATACATAGAATCTATGAATGCCTATTAGTCTATTACACACCAAGTTTTTGATAATTGTCACATCAACTCTTTATCATACTGAATTTGTATTACCATATCTTGTACATGAGAAAATGAAAGACATGTATATAGAGCTATGTGTACTCTGATTGAAACCGTCACCAAGGCTCTGCATTTAAGAATCTCcatttgttgaatttttctttacaaTATCTATACTGGAAGTGAAAGAAAAACTTTTTGAAGTTTAGTTGTGTAGAATGATTAAACGTTTAGCCAACAATTGTTAGTGTTTTGCATGAACAGGGTTTTATTGTGGAAGTATCTGTTTATTAGGTCTTCAACTTCTTAGTCTTCTGAAGATTTTGTAGGTATTCATTTTCGTTCTTAGACGAATTCTTGTTTGGATATGATTCTCAattgttagtttttaatttttgaacagCCCTCATTTGGATCAGTGTGTTGTGAATGCCGTAGTCGGGAACCTGAGGATCTACTCATTAGATGTCATCTGTGCGAGACTCGATGTATCCATTCCTACTGCCTGGACCCTCCTTTGTCACCATGGATATGCACTCACTGCAAGGATCTTCAAATGCTCTATCATCAGAACCGTTAATATGCTTCTCTTCAGCATTGTGTTTACACTCACCAGAACCTTCTTGGAGGGAACGTCTACACCAATACCAATTCTTGACAACCTCAGGGTCTGGTGTCGTTACCATTCATCATCGTGCCACCAAAATGTTTCCTTAGTAACTAATGTCATGTTACTTTCCTGGATGGTCCAACGATGATTTCGGTTCCCAACCAAAACCTCAGTTCTGGATCTCGAAGCAAGGGAGTGACATCAAGATGAATTATTGCCTCTTCCCTGTGGCGATACTCTTCGAGTGggattattctctaacacatcatGTTCATGGGAAACCCTATCCTGTCCAAACTAATTAGTCATTGCAGAAATCTTCACCTTCACCTCTCTTATTGTATACAATGGAAACATTTGAAAGGCAAGTAGATCCCTGGCTCTGACAACCTTGCACTGGATGGATAGGCGGGATGATGGAATTACAaggtaatattatattttcttgttccttGCCTAGTTTCTGAAATATAATATACACTTGTATACACACACATAGAAACTACTTATGAAGGAAATATGAAGGAAACATGGTGAAGTGCATGTTCAATTCACTTCGTTCCAAATACATTTACTGAGGCATAGTGACAatctcatgctttttttttcaaggttagTTTCATTACTCAAAACAGAGTACATCTTAAGTCAATCTCTCCATCTCTCAAGTACATATAATTcgccaagtaaaaaaaaagagagggagtcTTTGTGtctcaaaaaaattgaataaaatagtaaaatacaattcatcACCTCATGCTTCATCGCATAATATTTCTTTCGAATTTACAACATCACACACTTTTCTTGCTCATAACAATGTGACAAATGtaattttgttcttgttcaCTTTGTCTAATTATATATTACATGAAGAATATTCTAACCACCGTGTCAAGAGAGACACCAAATGAGCAAAACCATTAGAGTTTTGTTAAAACACCTAATTTGTTTCCCAAACCCTTTTGCAGTCCATAAACCATTTAATGTGgacattcttttctttctaaatttagtggaaaatgaaaatgaatgacttttgaagataaattttcaataatgtGATCCTTAAATGCATGAGGCATCCGCCTCCAATTCTTGATTATAATGTCCGAACAAGTTCCACACCATCACCAACTTTCCATGTTTTGTCTCGTTTGAATGTTGCTAGGCTTAGTTGTTAGAAAATGCTCGAGATTAGACTTGGTTTAGGGCTTGAGTCACCATGTTGTTAAGTTAACTTGCAGGTGATTAGGTCTatcattttattcaaaaataactttgttttaattttttgtttttaatttttttgaagttgaCTTGGTTAGATTATACTTAGGTTTGGTTAGATTAACTGGGTCATAAGTTAATTTATCACGTAACTCAGGTTTATttaactcaatatttaaaatagttAGAAGTAAAACTGGGCTCTTAGTCATAGGaccaatttaataattttgttttaccaAATCCCCTAAGATACAACTTATAATACATCCAATACTTGCCAGTTGTCCATCAATTTTTTCCTGCGTGTTTGCACGACATCTGGCTTAGATCTTTTTCCTAACTTGGTGGTATACTAGTATGACTTTCAtaactttttaattatgtaaccgatattttatttttatttttatttttaactcttAAATATCAGTTAGAGTTTCAAGTTagatggtaatttttttaaaaatccttttTACATGTAGTTTGTTTTAATATTCctgcaataaaacaaaagttGCACTAGGGGATTTGGGAATTTATATCATTGAGATTATTTTACCATTTATATCATTGAGATGATAGATGTAAGGGTAATTTAAGTTGATATTTGTGAATTGAAATCATGGTTATTAAACTCGACAAAGTCACAAGTTAATTAGGGTAAGGGTAATTTAAGTTGCTATTTATAAATTGAAATCATGGTTATTAAACTCGACAAAGTCACAAGTTAATTaggttaaataaatttttatttttaaatgttaacataatatggttttgaattttattcagaaaaaaatcaaacagtttttttaataacttaacTCTcctatatttattgaaaaatttaacCTCGGCCAAGCCCTTGACCCATTAGATTAGGCCGGGTTTAATAAGCAGGACTGAAATTGATCATAATTAGCATTACTTTGTCAGAGCtagcttatttttaattaatcattttaggGCTAAAACCTCAAGTAAAGCGGTGAGATATAATAATCTTCTCATGTATATGTATCATCTTTAATCGCTCTGTGGAGAAGtagatatagttttttattgtgCGAATTACTAATGTAAGGATGAGGGCtgttaaatattagaaaaaacaccattaaaaaagctttaaaaaacACACACGAATCATTATGTTAATGAAATTCATCATTGTGTTCCACTTTAAAATCATGATTGAAAATCTTTCTTCTTGTTATATCTCGGGGCAGAAAACTGATAAACAAAAggcaattttaattaatttgataaaactgAACACTTTACTTGAGGATTGTGTAACCCCCTGAGAGGATGATTTTGCTTCGGACAAGCAAGTATTGGAAGCATATTCTACTTCGATGGCTTCTTACTTTGTGCCCCATATAATAATCTGTCAAAGAAATTACtccaaaatgaaagaaaactaGTCTTTAAATGTTTAGACTATGTGATATGCAATTCAACATAGATCACCCACCCTTTGATCACTTAGTTGCCACTGGACAGTGATTCAAGTCCAAGgaggaatccaagaaaaaagaatcaatctcTTTTTAAGTAGCCATGTTCAGGAGGAATCCACACCATTTGTTCTTTTTAGCGGTCAATTCAAGACTTGACGTGAGTTGTGTTTTATAAATCTAGATTGGTTATTGATCCGGttaaaaattagtgttttttttttttaaaaaaataatgtaactataactttttttttaatttttttaatgttaatttaggTTAACCAACTTGATTAATAACTCAATTTTATACTTAGATTAActcttaaattgaatttaataaccaTGTACATGTACAACTAACTTAATGTATTGTTACTAGTAAATTCAACTTCAAAGTTGCTAGGAAAAAGTAACACCACAATCATTGTCaacaattttaattgattaagcCATAACTTCATTATTTGATAAGGTAAAAAATGATGTAAATCGCAAGCATGCTCGACATTAGGAAGATTAAGGGAATGGAGTTATGGTATTGTATCCATGACCTAGCAGCTTAGCCATGGAAATTAACAAAGAGGACAAAAGGAGGTAATTATGTgacaactaattaattaaatattttcaatacaAACATGCTTAATTAACaattaagaaacaaaaccatgatacacacacatacattGTAGCAATTCAACACACGAGAAGAGAAACTCAAGAACAGATCAGGTGATCATCAAAAAGCATAAGTCTTGGTGTATGGCGAATCAGCAATTTTTAATGTCTCCTCAATGAGCTTCCTGGCCTTCCTGCTTCTCACCTCAACTCTCATGCTCTCACTCTTCTCAATCTTATCATAACCCTTCTTCATCTTCAAGAACCTTATCTTGGAATTCAAGATCATCACCAGCCGCCTCAGTCCCATCATCACCATGGCCACCGTGCTAGCTAGCTGCTTAAAACTTCCTGTTAGTTACTAAAGAACGAAAAGGATCAATAAGCACAAAAATGCAAGGAGACTGACTACCTTGAGGAATTACTAGCAAGAAGATGAATATATATAACATGTAGCCAACTTAATTAGGTaggaaaatcaagaaattagcAGGAAATTCTATTGCGAGGGAAGGACTAAAGTCAAGGAGTGAATGGTGGCGGCACTTGAAAGAGGGGCTAATTAGTGGGAGTGAAGGAGACGAAAAAGTGAGAGAGATGCATGTAACTGTCAGAGACACAACACCAAATACTTAAATAGCCAAATTCCTATACGTTTAAATTTAGTCCCTATATTTTCAGTGATTGATAACTTAAGTCCTCTAATCTCAGACTTAACTCTTTGATTTCTTATACCAGATGCATCTTTTAGAGCCctgttaattagttttttaggaaATGATCAAGCTAGCTCCAGGCTTCTTCTCTTtcagttattatata of the Populus nigra chromosome 7, ddPopNigr1.1, whole genome shotgun sequence genome contains:
- the LOC133698869 gene encoding uncharacterized protein LOC133698869 isoform X1; amino-acid sequence: MKLKTNDSSQRCLLSNRKNIEEGMESVVATVSGYHGSERFNLIKLISQSGASYVGAMSNSTTHLVCWKFEGRKYELASKFDTLVVNHRWVEECVKQGKRVPEYPYMLESGQEVGPLVLDVPNVDKLGSLNKKRKPLSDKSNNCEDSERRIVDVDCEDSGLAAWSDSFLLNDVKSLVPDVGKNNSNLYKSKLKKAKKPSKQENCSSSRYCFQDPTFSGLVGLEHGGSSYNSSRHEESDIVPNMHFVRGRRNTLSNTGSTLAEPSRKGRRLMKKNVARDNLETVLSDSDQEWHPVILYKNNNSKSTAKRTGCKRKLDIFEAEVTSDVAVVKNRGSAVESLDDIEEGTHWNHLPVSEYSNSCPEGALTASEIADSSGSASENLNAKVKDMDQFESVARLPAPAELSCVICWTEFSSTRGVLPCGHRFCYSCIQEWADHMASRRRISTCPLCKAGFSIITKVEDAATSDQKIYSQTIPHASSTVDVLFSMLQEQNKFGAEPSFGSVCCECRSREPEDLLIRCHLCETRCIHSYCLDPPLSPWICTHCKDLQMLYHQNR
- the LOC133698869 gene encoding uncharacterized protein LOC133698869 isoform X3 → MKLKTNDSSQRCLLSNRKNIEEGMESVVATVSGYHGSERFNLIKLISQSGASYVGAMSNSTTHLVCWKFEGRKYELASKFDTLVVNHRWVEECVKQGKRVPEYPYMLESGQEVGPLVLDVPNVDKLGSLNKKRKPLSDKSNNCEDSERRIVDVDCEDSGLAAWSDSFLLNDVKHGGSSYNSSRHEESDIVPNMHFVRGRRNTLSNTGSTLAEPSRKGRRLMKKNVARDNLETVLSDSDQEWHPVILYKNNNSKSTAKRTGCKRKLDIFEAEVTSDVAVVKNRGSAVESLDDIEEGTHWNHLPVSEYSNSCPEGALTASEIADSSGSASENLNAKVKDMDQFESVARLPAPAELSCVICWTEFSSTRGVLPCGHRFCYSCIQEWADHMASRRRISTCPLCKAGFSIITKVEDAATSDQKIYSQTIPHASSTVDVLFSMLQEQNKFGAEPSFGSVCCECRSREPEDLLIRCHLCETRCIHSYCLDPPLSPWICTHCKDLQMLYHQNR
- the LOC133698869 gene encoding uncharacterized protein LOC133698869 isoform X2 — protein: MESVVATVSGYHGSERFNLIKLISQSGASYVGAMSNSTTHLVCWKFEGRKYELASKFDTLVVNHRWVEECVKQGKRVPEYPYMLESGQEVGPLVLDVPNVDKLGSLNKKRKPLSDKSNNCEDSERRIVDVDCEDSGLAAWSDSFLLNDVKSLVPDVGKNNSNLYKSKLKKAKKPSKQENCSSSRYCFQDPTFSGLVGLEHGGSSYNSSRHEESDIVPNMHFVRGRRNTLSNTGSTLAEPSRKGRRLMKKNVARDNLETVLSDSDQEWHPVILYKNNNSKSTAKRTGCKRKLDIFEAEVTSDVAVVKNRGSAVESLDDIEEGTHWNHLPVSEYSNSCPEGALTASEIADSSGSASENLNAKVKDMDQFESVARLPAPAELSCVICWTEFSSTRGVLPCGHRFCYSCIQEWADHMASRRRISTCPLCKAGFSIITKVEDAATSDQKIYSQTIPHASSTVDVLFSMLQEQNKFGAEPSFGSVCCECRSREPEDLLIRCHLCETRCIHSYCLDPPLSPWICTHCKDLQMLYHQNR